CGCAGGACGCCAAGATCCTGGACGACAAGCTGCAGCTCTCCATCGACTACAGCCTCAAGCTCATCCAGCAGGCGCAGAAGGACGTGACCTCCGCCTCCGTGGTCCGCGAGGGTCAGGTCGTCGGCTACGTCGACGACGGCCTAGGCGGCCGTACCCCGGTCGTCGCCACCAAGGAGCTGAAGGCCATCGGCTGGGCCGGCCTCAAGGTGGACCTGGAGCTGACCGACGGCGGGAAGGTCGTGCCGCACTCGGGCAAGGCCGGCGACATCGTCGGCCAGATCTCGATCGGCACCGGCACCGGCAAGGTCAGCGCCCCCGTCGCGCTCAAGACCGACCTGGCCGAACCCGGCATCGACAAGAAGCTCACCCGGCTCGGCTGACGGCCGCGCCGCCCTCACGGCCCCGGTACGCACCGGGGCCGTGACTGTTAGCGTTCCGGGCAACAGGAGTACGGGAGAGGGCCGCAGTGACCACGGCTGAACCGACACGAGCCGACGCCGACACCGAGGCCGACGCGCAGGCCGACACCGAGGCCGACCCGGAGGCCGATCTGGGTACGGATCCCCGGACCGGCGGCGCGCCCCCGCGAATAGATCTCCCGGCTCCGCGGTCCGCCTCGGGGTCACCGGCCGCCTCGGGGGAGCGGGCCGCGGCCGTCCCCGGGCGCCCCGCGCCCCCTCGTACCGGCCCACGCCGCAAACGGCGCTACCCCGTACTCGTCGCGACCGGCGTCGCCGCCCTCTCCCACATCCTGTGGTTCTTCCTGTTCGCGAACAGTGGCGGCGACCTCGCCGCGCAGGACGCCTGGGCCGAGTTCGTCGGCCGGCACCCGGACTCCGCGTACAACCTCGCCTGGTACGGCGGGATGCACCCGGTCTCGTACAGCGTCGTCTCGCCGTACGTTATGTCCGTGCTCGGCGTGCGGACCACGATGATGATCGTCGGGACGGTCTCGGCCGGTCTGACGGCCCTGATCCTGGTCCGGCTGCGGGCCGTGCGGAACCCGATGGCGTGCGCGCTCGCGGGCGTGTTCGCGTTCCTGTGCAACGCGCTGTCCGGCCGGGTCACCTTCGGGCTCGGCATGACCTTCGCGCTGGGCGCCGTCGCGGCGGTCTTCTGCTGGCCGCACCGCTGGCGCCGCAAACGCTGGGCGAAGGCGGCCGTCGCCGCCCCGCTCGCCGGTCTCGCCACCGCCGCGAGCCCGGTCGCCGGACTCTTCCTCGGCGTCGCGGCGGCCGCGCTGTTCCTCAACAAGCGGCGGCCCGGGGCGTACGCGCTCGGACTCGCGCCGGTCGCGGTGGTCGCCGTGTCCGCGTGGCTGTTCCCGTTCTCCGGCACCCAGCCCATGTCGCTCGCCTCGACGTCGCTGCCGTTCCTCTTCGGCGTCCTCGTCCTCGTCCTCGTACCGAAGGACTGGCGGACGGTCCGCACCGGCGCCGCGGTGTACGCGGCCGGGACCGCGCTCACCTGCCTGATCGACTCCCAGATCGGCTCGAACATCTCGCGGCTGCCGATGCTGTTCGCGGGCGTCGTGCTGCTCGCGGCGCTCCCGTACACCGCACCGCGCACCCGCCGCTGGTACGCGCTGGTGCTCGCGATCGTCGGCCTGAACCTGTGGATAGGCTTCAAGAGCGTCGACGACGTGATCCGCACCGCCCCCGACGCCTCCTGGGCGCGCGAGCTGGCGCCGCTCGTCAACGAACTCCAGGTACGGGGCGCGGAGAAGGCCCGCGTCGAGGTGGTGCCGGCCAGCAGCCACCGCGAGTCGTCCGCGCTCACCCCGTACATCAACCTCGCCCGGGGCTGGAACCGGCAGGCCGACATCGAGCGCAACCCGATCTTCTACGACGACACCCTCGACGCCGCGAACTACCAGGAGTGGCTGGACCGCTGGGCCGTCCACTACGTGGTGCTGCCGACGGGCGCGCCGGACACCGGCGGCGAGCGCGAGGCGAAGCTCGTCGAGGAGGGCCTGCCCTACCTGAAGCGGGTGTGGTCGGACGCCAACTGGCGGCTGTACGAGGTCCAGGACCCCACGCCGCTCGCCGAGCCGCCGGCGGTGGTGGAGCGCGCGGGCGAGAACGAGGTGACGATCCGCCTGGAGACGGCGGGCCGGGTGCTGATCCGGGTGCCGTACTCGCCATGGCTCGCGCTGCTCGACGAGAACGGCGGGAAGCTGGAGCCGCCGCAGGAGACCGAGGCGTCGAAGAGGGCGCGGGAGGCCTCCGAGACGGAGCTGCCGAAGCAGTTCGTGAACGCGGACGGCTGCCTGCTGAAGGCGGAGCCGGACGCGGAGGGCGACGAGTGGGTGGAGCTCC
This sequence is a window from Streptomyces sp. HUAS YS2. Protein-coding genes within it:
- a CDS encoding MFS transporter, producing MTTAEPTRADADTEADAQADTEADPEADLGTDPRTGGAPPRIDLPAPRSASGSPAASGERAAAVPGRPAPPRTGPRRKRRYPVLVATGVAALSHILWFFLFANSGGDLAAQDAWAEFVGRHPDSAYNLAWYGGMHPVSYSVVSPYVMSVLGVRTTMMIVGTVSAGLTALILVRLRAVRNPMACALAGVFAFLCNALSGRVTFGLGMTFALGAVAAVFCWPHRWRRKRWAKAAVAAPLAGLATAASPVAGLFLGVAAAALFLNKRRPGAYALGLAPVAVVAVSAWLFPFSGTQPMSLASTSLPFLFGVLVLVLVPKDWRTVRTGAAVYAAGTALTCLIDSQIGSNISRLPMLFAGVVLLAALPYTAPRTRRWYALVLAIVGLNLWIGFKSVDDVIRTAPDASWARELAPLVNELQVRGAEKARVEVVPASSHRESSALTPYINLARGWNRQADIERNPIFYDDTLDAANYQEWLDRWAVHYVVLPTGAPDTGGEREAKLVEEGLPYLKRVWSDANWRLYEVQDPTPLAEPPAVVERAGENEVTIRLETAGRVLIRVPYSPWLALLDENGGKLEPPQETEASKRAREASETELPKQFVNADGCLLKAEPDAEGDEWVELLAPKPGVYRLAAPYKLFPRGTACPEELR